The following proteins come from a genomic window of Sardina pilchardus chromosome 13, fSarPil1.1, whole genome shotgun sequence:
- the slc35f2l gene encoding solute carrier family 35 member F2 isoform X2 — translation MLFKAIAMGQCLSTLICGTAVTSQYLATDYQLNTPMLQSFLNYSLLCLTYTTVLIFRKGDGNILQILKSKWWKYFLLGLVDVEANYTVVKAYQYTTLTSIQLLDCFVIPVLMVLSWFFLKTRYRPVHYVAVVVCLVGVGAMVGADLLAGRDQGSSANILLGDGLVLISASLYAVSNVCQEYTVKNLSRVEFLGMVGLFGTLISGTQMGILEHNELANIQWNWKLGLLLAGFALCMYLLYSFMPVVVKMTSATAVNLSLLTADLFSLFFGLFLFHYSFSVLYIVSLAVILVGFVMFNTVPTLTLAPPADPQPEEDGHAYQGSVFEVTSTEPVTAEDEGAERCDPNGLTWREPTYNQLTSGEERGTRL, via the exons ATG CTGTTCAAAGCCATTGCCATGGGCCAGTGCCTGTCCACACTTATATGCGGCACAGCGGTCACCTCACAGTACCTGGCCACTGACTACCAGCTGAACACGCCAATGCTGCAAAGCTTCCTCAATTACTCACTGCTGTGCCTCACATACACAACTGTATTAATCTTCAGGAAAG GAGATGGCAATATTTTGCAGATTTTAAAATCAAAATGGTGGAAGTATTTTCTACTTGGCCTGGTGGATGTCGAGGCCAATTACACAGTTGTGAAAGCTTACCAATACACAACTCTGACAAGCATACAG TTGCTGGATTGCTTCGTGATCCCAGTGCTGATGGTCTTGTCCTGGTTCTTCCTGAAGACGCGCTACAGGCCGGTCCACTACGTGGCTGTGGTGGTGTGTCTGGTGGGCGTCGGGGCCATGGTGGGAGCGGACCTCCTCGCCGGCAGGGACCAGGGATCCT CTGCCAACATTCTGCTGGGAGACGGGCTGGTTCTGATCAGCGCCTCGCTGTACGCAGTGTCTAACGTGTGTCAGGAGTACACGGTGAAGAACCTGAGCCGGGTGGAGTTCCTGGGCATGGTGGGTCTCTTTGGGACCCTCATCAGCGGGACCCAGAT GGGCATCCTGGAGCACAATGAGTTGGCTAACATTCAGTGGAACTGGAAACTCG ggctgCTGCTGGCTGGCTTTGCCCTCTGCATGTACCTACTGTACAGTTTCATGCCTGTGGTGGTCAAGATGACCAGTGCCACTGCAGTCAACCTCTCCCTGCTCACTGCTGACCTTTTCAGCCTCTTCTTTGGCCTTTTCCTCTTCCACTACTCG TTCTCCGTGCTCTATATTGTGTCTCTGGCGGTGATCCTTGTGGGGTTCGTCATGTTCAACACCGTGCCAACACTGACCTTGGCCCCCCCTGCGGACCCACAGCCGGAGGAGGACGGGCACGCGTACCAGGGCTCTGTCTTTGAGGTGACCTCCACAGAGCCGGTTACGGCAGAAGACGAAGGAGCGGAACGTTGTGATCCCAACGGCCTTACGTGGAGGGAACCCACGTACAACCAGTTAACGAGTGGCGAGGAGAGGGGAACAAGATTGTAG
- the slc35f2l gene encoding solute carrier family 35 member F2 isoform X1, with the protein MMWVLSLLRSGGPDEDKMTPEEHLAERKGLLCGLRSYKFKDVFTWQLFKAIAMGQCLSTLICGTAVTSQYLATDYQLNTPMLQSFLNYSLLCLTYTTVLIFRKGDGNILQILKSKWWKYFLLGLVDVEANYTVVKAYQYTTLTSIQLLDCFVIPVLMVLSWFFLKTRYRPVHYVAVVVCLVGVGAMVGADLLAGRDQGSSANILLGDGLVLISASLYAVSNVCQEYTVKNLSRVEFLGMVGLFGTLISGTQMGILEHNELANIQWNWKLGLLLAGFALCMYLLYSFMPVVVKMTSATAVNLSLLTADLFSLFFGLFLFHYSFSVLYIVSLAVILVGFVMFNTVPTLTLAPPADPQPEEDGHAYQGSVFEVTSTEPVTAEDEGAERCDPNGLTWREPTYNQLTSGEERGTRL; encoded by the exons ATGATGTGGGTGCTCTCCCTGCTGAGATCG GGGGGACCCGATGAAGACAAGATGACTCCGGAGGAGCACCTCGCAGAGCGCAAAGGACTGCTGTGTGGACTCCGAAGCTACAAATTCAAAGATGTCTTCACATG GCAGCTGTTCAAAGCCATTGCCATGGGCCAGTGCCTGTCCACACTTATATGCGGCACAGCGGTCACCTCACAGTACCTGGCCACTGACTACCAGCTGAACACGCCAATGCTGCAAAGCTTCCTCAATTACTCACTGCTGTGCCTCACATACACAACTGTATTAATCTTCAGGAAAG GAGATGGCAATATTTTGCAGATTTTAAAATCAAAATGGTGGAAGTATTTTCTACTTGGCCTGGTGGATGTCGAGGCCAATTACACAGTTGTGAAAGCTTACCAATACACAACTCTGACAAGCATACAG TTGCTGGATTGCTTCGTGATCCCAGTGCTGATGGTCTTGTCCTGGTTCTTCCTGAAGACGCGCTACAGGCCGGTCCACTACGTGGCTGTGGTGGTGTGTCTGGTGGGCGTCGGGGCCATGGTGGGAGCGGACCTCCTCGCCGGCAGGGACCAGGGATCCT CTGCCAACATTCTGCTGGGAGACGGGCTGGTTCTGATCAGCGCCTCGCTGTACGCAGTGTCTAACGTGTGTCAGGAGTACACGGTGAAGAACCTGAGCCGGGTGGAGTTCCTGGGCATGGTGGGTCTCTTTGGGACCCTCATCAGCGGGACCCAGAT GGGCATCCTGGAGCACAATGAGTTGGCTAACATTCAGTGGAACTGGAAACTCG ggctgCTGCTGGCTGGCTTTGCCCTCTGCATGTACCTACTGTACAGTTTCATGCCTGTGGTGGTCAAGATGACCAGTGCCACTGCAGTCAACCTCTCCCTGCTCACTGCTGACCTTTTCAGCCTCTTCTTTGGCCTTTTCCTCTTCCACTACTCG TTCTCCGTGCTCTATATTGTGTCTCTGGCGGTGATCCTTGTGGGGTTCGTCATGTTCAACACCGTGCCAACACTGACCTTGGCCCCCCCTGCGGACCCACAGCCGGAGGAGGACGGGCACGCGTACCAGGGCTCTGTCTTTGAGGTGACCTCCACAGAGCCGGTTACGGCAGAAGACGAAGGAGCGGAACGTTGTGATCCCAACGGCCTTACGTGGAGGGAACCCACGTACAACCAGTTAACGAGTGGCGAGGAGAGGGGAACAAGATTGTAG
- the LOC134099300 gene encoding protein moonraker-like isoform X2 has translation MTAKFQRVSFEDFSHLNGCWIPTGSGATRSTQRPQTQLLFNKAIPLDPSNRETRVGPPAPIVIEKFVQRTTEHADGDSCGSSLRFSVLSEERLQTAVRLAKRDLRRRRQQSLISTPLTSSPCKQEHDSQDDSITDVQQPKKVTSKGQQTGNVQRSVSKSGAEVLVYTPQKLSAPTGPAYGQSPPTRDLGPKVGSKLSQEIRRLQKELGTCVQRIEQLTNKGRLVGEPLEPEEQRRMEIRRQEQAACSARIIYNLQQQVKDIQEDVEKLRSQNIKHTKRATLIFDMVGRVILAHVSPWLCT, from the exons ATGACAGCTAAGTTTCAAAGAGTGTCATTTGAAGACTTTAGTCATTTAAATGGGTGTTGGATCCCTACTGGATCAGGTGCGACTCGCAGCACCCAGAGACCACAAACTCAG TTGCTGTTCAACAAAGCAATCCCGCTGGACCCCTCTAACCGAGAAACCCGCGTTGGGCCCCCGGCACCCATTGTAATTGAGAAGTTCGTGCAGCGGACCACCGAGCATGCAGATGGGGACAGCTGCGGCAGTTCTCTGCGCTTCTCCGTGCTGTCAGAAGAGCGTTTGCAGACAGCTGTCAGACTTGCTAAGAGAGATCTAAGGAGAAGGCGCCAACAGTCCCTCATCAGCACCCCCCTCACCAGCTCACCTTGCAAACAAGAGCATGACTCTCAGGATGACAGCATCACAGATGTCCAGCAG CCAAAGAAGGTTACCTCTAAAGGACAGCAGACCGGGAACGTTCAGAGATCTGTGTCAAAGTCAGGAGCAGAGGTGCTGGTGTACACCCCTCAGAAGCTATCGGCTCCCACTGGACCAGCATATGGCCAGTCGCCTCCCACCAGGGACCTGGGGCCCAAAGTCGGCAGTAAACTGAGCCAAGAGATACGCAGGCTTCAGAAGGAGTTGGGTACTTGTGTCCAGAGGATAGAGCAACTGACTAATAAAG GTCGGCTGGTGGGCGAGCCCCTGGAGCCGGAGGAGCAGCGCAGGATGGAGATCCGTCGGCAGGAGCAGGCTGCATGCTCGGCTCGAATCATCTACAACCTCCAGCAACAG GTGAAAGACATTCAGGAGGATGTAGAGAAGCTTCGGTCCCAGAACATCAAACACACCAAGAGG GCTACTTTGATTTTCGATATGGTTGGCAGAGTCATCCTTGCTCACGTCTCCCCATGGCTCTGCACCTGA
- the LOC134099300 gene encoding protein moonraker-like isoform X1 — protein sequence MTAKFQRVSFEDFSHLNGCWIPTGSGATRSTQRPQTQLLFNKAIPLDPSNRETRVGPPAPIVIEKFVQRTTEHADGDSCGSSLRFSVLSEERLQTAVRLAKRDLRRRRQQSLISTPLTSSPCKQEHDSQDDSITDVQQKPKKVTSKGQQTGNVQRSVSKSGAEVLVYTPQKLSAPTGPAYGQSPPTRDLGPKVGSKLSQEIRRLQKELGTCVQRIEQLTNKGRLVGEPLEPEEQRRMEIRRQEQAACSARIIYNLQQQVKDIQEDVEKLRSQNIKHTKRATLIFDMVGRVILAHVSPWLCT from the exons ATGACAGCTAAGTTTCAAAGAGTGTCATTTGAAGACTTTAGTCATTTAAATGGGTGTTGGATCCCTACTGGATCAGGTGCGACTCGCAGCACCCAGAGACCACAAACTCAG TTGCTGTTCAACAAAGCAATCCCGCTGGACCCCTCTAACCGAGAAACCCGCGTTGGGCCCCCGGCACCCATTGTAATTGAGAAGTTCGTGCAGCGGACCACCGAGCATGCAGATGGGGACAGCTGCGGCAGTTCTCTGCGCTTCTCCGTGCTGTCAGAAGAGCGTTTGCAGACAGCTGTCAGACTTGCTAAGAGAGATCTAAGGAGAAGGCGCCAACAGTCCCTCATCAGCACCCCCCTCACCAGCTCACCTTGCAAACAAGAGCATGACTCTCAGGATGACAGCATCACAGATGTCCAGCAG AAGCCAAAGAAGGTTACCTCTAAAGGACAGCAGACCGGGAACGTTCAGAGATCTGTGTCAAAGTCAGGAGCAGAGGTGCTGGTGTACACCCCTCAGAAGCTATCGGCTCCCACTGGACCAGCATATGGCCAGTCGCCTCCCACCAGGGACCTGGGGCCCAAAGTCGGCAGTAAACTGAGCCAAGAGATACGCAGGCTTCAGAAGGAGTTGGGTACTTGTGTCCAGAGGATAGAGCAACTGACTAATAAAG GTCGGCTGGTGGGCGAGCCCCTGGAGCCGGAGGAGCAGCGCAGGATGGAGATCCGTCGGCAGGAGCAGGCTGCATGCTCGGCTCGAATCATCTACAACCTCCAGCAACAG GTGAAAGACATTCAGGAGGATGTAGAGAAGCTTCGGTCCCAGAACATCAAACACACCAAGAGG GCTACTTTGATTTTCGATATGGTTGGCAGAGTCATCCTTGCTCACGTCTCCCCATGGCTCTGCACCTGA